CTTTGACTAAATATGGAGTTAAAGTAAATGTAAACGGAGGAGGAAATACTGGACAAGCAGGAGCTATAAGACACGGTGTTTCTAGAGCATTACTTGAAGCTGACGAGAATCTGAAAAAAGCTTTAAAAGAAGCTGGATTCTTAACAAGAGATTCAAGAATGGTAGAAAGAAAGAAATACGGAAAGAAAAAAGCAAGAAGATCGCCGCAATTTTCAAAAAGATAATATTATGTTTTTTTATATCCCCGAGAACGCAGGTTTTCGGGGTTTTTTAGTTGCTGAGAATTAGTAGAAGCGAGGTTAAGTTTCATTCCATAAATTATTTGCAAACAAAACACACACACCCTTCCCCAATCAAAAGATAAATGCTATAATATCCACAAAAACACACTAAGAAAAAGGAGCCCGCATGAACAAAAATGAATTTGAACAATTTCTCCATAATCAAATACCAGTCACAAAAGCCATGGAATTCAGTGTCAAAGAATTCACAAAATTGAAGGTCGAAATCTCTGCGAAATTAGAGCCAAATAAAAATCACCAGTCTACAGCATTCGGCGGAAGCATAAGCTGTCTCATGACTGTAGCAGGCTGGGCATTAACATTCGCAAATATCAAAGAAGTAGACCCCAATGCCCACATTGTGATTTCCAAAAGCAACATAAAATATTTAAAGCCGATAAAAAAGGATTTCACAGCAGAATGCACATTAACAAATGAAGATGATAAAATAAATTTTCTGAAAATGTATAATGAAAACCATAAAGGAAAATTATCTGTAAAAGTATATTGCTACGAAGACGATATTTTGGCAGCTGAATTTGAAGGGCAGTATGTTGCGTTTAATAACAACTAGTCTCATGAAACAGCAGTAAAAAGAAACAGATGTTTTAAAATAAAAAAATAACAATAAAAAAAGCCCGAAAACGGGCTGCGCAATTAAGGCATAAATGTAATCAGGTAAGTAACCAGAGGTAATATTACGCCGAAAATGACAACAACAATAATAGCTGGCTTATAATCTTCCATAAAATAACTCCCTTTGATTTTTCTAATATCTTAACATATTTAGAATGAATAATCTAGTTAAAAAAATTAATAACTTTAAAAATAATTTTATATTAATTTATATACAAAAAAGGACTGTATTAAATAGATTTTTTTACTTCGATCACAAAATATCATGATATTTTATATAATAAAATGGGAGTGTGCAAGAAAGTCTGTAAATTAAATCTGATATAATAAAAGATTTGTTTTTCATATATTGATTTATCTATT
The Sebaldella sp. S0638 DNA segment above includes these coding regions:
- a CDS encoding YiiD C-terminal domain-containing protein, which produces MNKNEFEQFLHNQIPVTKAMEFSVKEFTKLKVEISAKLEPNKNHQSTAFGGSISCLMTVAGWALTFANIKEVDPNAHIVISKSNIKYLKPIKKDFTAECTLTNEDDKINFLKMYNENHKGKLSVKVYCYEDDILAAEFEGQYVAFNNN
- the rpsI gene encoding 30S ribosomal protein S9; this encodes MANKIQYWGTGRRKTSVARVRLIPGENGIVINGKEMRTYFGGRELLAKIVEQPLTLTETLTKYGVKVNVNGGGNTGQAGAIRHGVSRALLEADENLKKALKEAGFLTRDSRMVERKKYGKKKARRSPQFSKR